TGGGGCTACTCTTGAAGACTCTTTACGGAAACTTGCTGATGCAAACGGGATACCTATTCATAATAGTGACGGGAAGTTTCTTACTATTGACCCATTGAATGTAAAACTTGCCAAAAAGAATGTGTATAACGCTTTAACGCAGAAGCAAATTACATCTTGGGCAAGTCTTAGAAATGATGCAACGCACGGACATTTTGATAAATATGACTCTGATCAAGTTAAGCAAATGCTGTTGTTTGTGCAAAAATTCTGTGATGATTACCTCAAATGATTTTCAAAACCTACCAGCAAAAAACCTTTGCATAAGAAGAATGGACGAGAACAAGAAAAAGATACTGAGCGACATTCTGCATAAGTCTATGGAGAATATAGGGATTAAAAATCAAATGGGTGAAAGAGCGCCTTCCGTTGAGCAATACAAGTCGCTCTATTTGAGAAAACGAGAAAGTGCTAATGAAATCATTTTTTATCAACGTTATGGTGTAAAGTGGTTGCCTTGGTATGGAGTGGTAAATGTTCCCGATATTAAAGATGACTCTATCAAATCAGAACTGGTAGATTTTCTAAAAGATGAATTGAAAGAATATGTGGAAGGAGACTACATAGTGTCCTGCTTATCGGTATCAACCCCTAACTATTCATTGAATGATTTACTCCAATCTGTTTTGAAAGTCTCAATGGTTTGGGGTGTTGAAAAAGCCGTATCTGTTTTTGAGCAATGTGTAGACAAAAAGTCTTCTATTCCCATAAAAAGATTTGCCCTTATAGAAGGTGTAATCAATCAAAGCGAGATGGAAATATTTGAGGGGATACGTTTGATGACCGGTAAAGATTTATTCGTGGATTGTCCAAACTGTCGCGAAGAATTCTTGCTCCAAGATCGTGGTGTGGGATTCGCTCATAATGGTTTCATTGTGGCTGACTATTCATTGTCTCCTATCTTTGTCAAACCGTCAGCATATCAGTTTTTTCAGCCTTCTCCTTTTCAAGAAAAATTGCAAAGCACGGAGATCAACAAGTTTGATTTTGTAAGTTTTTGCAACATATTATCTCTTGTGTCCAATAACCGTATAAGACCCATGATTGTTTCAGACTATGTGATGGGAGATATGGCTGAATTCGGCTATTTGACCAACGATGATGTTGCTCTCGGAGGTTTTCTTCGAAACAAATATCAAGTCTATGAGCGAGATAGATCGGCAATGCCGGTTAGCATTTCCAAGGAACAGATGGAAGAAGCAAAATCTTTGTATCTAAAAGTTTATGATTCTAATAGAAAAGAATTTGATTTGTTACGCACCGTAGTAATACCCAGATGGGTAAAAGCAAAAAAGTTCATTGGAGGGAGATTCTATGTTGATGATTTTATTGACTTGGGGATAGCGTTGGAATCTCTGTATGTTCCGGACTCTGGTTCGGGAGAAATATCTTTCAAATTAAGAACACGTGCCTCTTGTCATTTGGGCGCAAATGTTGAAGAAAAGATGGATATTTTTCGAAAGTTCAAAGCCATATACGACCAGCGTTCCAGAGCCGTTCATCGCGGAGAGGTTGAGAAGAAAGTCAAAATAGGCGGGAAAGATACAAGCATTTCTTCCGTGTTGGAATCCGCTCAAGATTTGTGCCGCGAATCAATCTTGAAAGTTATTGAGGCTGGCGGAGTTCCTGATTGGGATTCTTTGGTTGTTAGTGGAGGTCAAACTCCAACACCCTCAATCACTTCGGGCAATCAGGAAGGTTAGTTAGTGTATTGAGTACAAGGCATTAAGCGGTTACAATTTTTGAAACGGAGGAGAGACATGGCTGGAAACAAAGCAAGGGACTATGAGGAAACCTGTATAAACACAATTGACGGCAAACTTGAGCAGATAGACATCCGCAACAAAGCCAACAAGTTTCGCATATACACCTCTCTGCCAACTATGCCTCATCTTGACTGCATGTTTCCGCCAACACTGTTTGAGAAAGTGCAGACCGCTCTCGGTTCTTATGTTTCCGTTTCCGGTGAATGCTTTTACCGCTCCGATGAGATGATGCCCTACAAAATGGAAGTCCGGGGAATAGAGATTCTTCCCCCGCCGGAGGAACTTCCTTCCCTTAGAGACATTTACGGGATATTCCCCGATTTAACCGGAGGCAAGTCCTCCGAGCAGTTTGTCCGGGAAATACGGGATGAATGGGACAAGGATAAAAACCTTCCCTGACCATGCAACTCAAAACCTACCAGCAAAAAGCCCTTGAACAGTTAGACCGATGGCTTGAGGCGCTCAAGAAGGCGCATTTGAGATTAGAGAGAGTCCGCAAGGCGTTGGATGATGAAGATATAACCGACGAAATGAACAACCATCCCCGCACCGCTTGGAAAACCCTGATGAAACAAGGGCTTCTTCCCGCCATTGCCACAAAAGACGGAAAACCTGAAATCCCCGACTACATAGACCGCACGGCAACATCGGGCGAGCCAATCCCCCATGTCTGTATGAAAATCCCCACCGGCGGCGGCAAAACACTCTTGGGCGTTGCCTCCCTTGAACGAATGAGACAGGGCAAGGGCTTTGTCCTTTGGATTGTGCCGACAAAGGCAATATACGAGCAAACCATCAAGGCGTTCCGCACCCGCGAACACCCTTACCGCGTAATGCTTGAACAAATCTCAGGCGGCAAAGTCAAACTGCTTGAAAAAGATGACCGGTTTACAAAGCAGGATGTGGAAAGTTACCTCTGCGTAATGATGCTTATGCTTCCATCGGCAAACAGGCGGAAGGACAAGGAGTTTCTGAAAATCTTCCGCGACAGCGGCGGCTATACATCTTTCTTTCCTCAACAGGATGACTTAAAAGCGAATGAAAGACTTATTGAGAAACACCCCGATTTGGAAACTAATAAGAAAGGCGATTGGGTCAAACACAGTTTAATCAACACCCTGAAACTTATACGTCCGACAGTGATATTAGATGAGGCGCACAAGGCTTACGGCAAAAACGATGAAAGCAACAAAGAGTTTGTCAAATCCGTCAATCAACTTAATCCCCGCTTTGTGCTTGAACTCTCCGCAACCCCAAAAACCGGAATAAGCAACATCCTTGTCAATATCGGCGGACTGGAACTCAAAGATGAAGAGATGATCAAATTGCCGATTGAAATTCACAGCGTTACAGACTTGGACTGGCAACACACACTTACGGCGGCAAAAGAGAAACTGAACAACCTTGAAAAAGAGGCGGGACAGTTGAAGAGCAGAGAAAACCGCCACATTCGCCCCATCGCTCTGGTAAGGGTTCAGAGAACAGGAAAGGAGCAGAGAGAGCAAGGGTATATACACGCCGAGGACGCAAAGGACTATCTGATACGCAACCTTAAAGTGCCGGAGGAACATATAAGAATTCAGTCTTCCGAAAAGAAAGAACTCGCGGGTGAAGACCTTATGAGCGAAATGAGCAATGTCCGCTGGATTATCACAAAGGACGCTCTTAAAGAGGGATGGGACTGCTCATTTGCATACATACTTGCGCTTCTTGACAACACAACGGCAAAAACCGCCATTACTCAAATGGTCGGGCGCGTTATGCGCCAGCCCCATGCCCGCTCTGTTGATAAAAACGGACCGCTCAACAGATGCTTTATCTATTGTTGCAATGTGGATGTTGGAAAAGCCGTTGAATGGGTGCGGACGGGGCTTGAGAACGAAGGGCTTACGGGGCTTGGCGGGTCTGTTATGAGCGAAGGG
This Candidatus Dadabacteria bacterium DNA region includes the following protein-coding sequences:
- a CDS encoding HEPN domain-containing protein, coding for MDENKKKILSDILHKSMENIGIKNQMGERAPSVEQYKSLYLRKRESANEIIFYQRYGVKWLPWYGVVNVPDIKDDSIKSELVDFLKDELKEYVEGDYIVSCLSVSTPNYSLNDLLQSVLKVSMVWGVEKAVSVFEQCVDKKSSIPIKRFALIEGVINQSEMEIFEGIRLMTGKDLFVDCPNCREEFLLQDRGVGFAHNGFIVADYSLSPIFVKPSAYQFFQPSPFQEKLQSTEINKFDFVSFCNILSLVSNNRIRPMIVSDYVMGDMAEFGYLTNDDVALGGFLRNKYQVYERDRSAMPVSISKEQMEEAKSLYLKVYDSNRKEFDLLRTVVIPRWVKAKKFIGGRFYVDDFIDLGIALESLYVPDSGSGEISFKLRTRASCHLGANVEEKMDIFRKFKAIYDQRSRAVHRGEVEKKVKIGGKDTSISSVLESAQDLCRESILKVIEAGGVPDWDSLVVSGGQTPTPSITSGNQEG
- a CDS encoding DEAD/DEAH box helicase family protein — protein: MQLKTYQQKALEQLDRWLEALKKAHLRLERVRKALDDEDITDEMNNHPRTAWKTLMKQGLLPAIATKDGKPEIPDYIDRTATSGEPIPHVCMKIPTGGGKTLLGVASLERMRQGKGFVLWIVPTKAIYEQTIKAFRTREHPYRVMLEQISGGKVKLLEKDDRFTKQDVESYLCVMMLMLPSANRRKDKEFLKIFRDSGGYTSFFPQQDDLKANERLIEKHPDLETNKKGDWVKHSLINTLKLIRPTVILDEAHKAYGKNDESNKEFVKSVNQLNPRFVLELSATPKTGISNILVNIGGLELKDEEMIKLPIEIHSVTDLDWQHTLTAAKEKLNNLEKEAGQLKSRENRHIRPIALVRVQRTGKEQREQGYIHAEDAKDYLIRNLKVPEEHIRIQSSEKKELAGEDLMSEMSNVRWIITKDALKEGWDCSFAYILALLDNTTAKTAITQMVGRVMRQPHARSVDKNGPLNRCFIYCCNVDVGKAVEWVRTGLENEGLTGLGGSVMSEGETGAGAVTRTINRRAAYKKLDIFLPQVLHKDGAKWRPIDYDRDILGALDWGSIDTGRAVNFSNTGMMAEIKAVVDLKGDNPPVSESEIDTGETLTQDYFVRRLIDTVPNPWQAARITGQFLTKHSKYDDAKLLKNRVYLSEVLRQRVRDEVDRKAEQCFRDKLEADEIKFHLVTDKELNYELYKTLEVSVREGERLLSGKHGRTIQQSLFEDVFESDFNDLEANFALCLEQSKAIYWWHRIAARRGYSIQGWKRHKVYPDFIACRKDNKLLIMETKGLHLKGNEDTEYKKKLLKTLEATYKTALKRGEMETIGETPAKFRMLFENTWEQDFNAMIAGR